The following proteins come from a genomic window of Sesamum indicum cultivar Zhongzhi No. 13 linkage group LG10, S_indicum_v1.0, whole genome shotgun sequence:
- the LOC105172431 gene encoding homeobox protein knotted-1-like 1 isoform X1 has product MDEVYRLDPSISCPMDSNSAGDDDVHHSVIRVMSGHHNHHTFALATDQTHQGRKGLEMTPLPLVDYTVKAQIANHPLYPYLISAYLDCRKVGAPPEMTSVLEVISKENHPMVSISSTTVGIGTDPELDAFMKWYCEILQKYKEKLSKPYEEATSFLSSIQSQLTNLCKETLLFNTNTNTNSCPSAPGDGCGRSNEDMRGRTHNESRDFSRRRREGDWELKEVLMRKYRGYLSSLRKELLRERKKGKLPEDARVALLDWWNEHYKWPYPTEEEKNRLSDVTGLEQKQINNWFVNQRKRYWRPIDDSSFSVMDGINGHLNIAGSTYLGETEALYLNKKHS; this is encoded by the exons ATGGATGAGGTATACAGATTAGATCCCTCGATTTCATGTCCCATGGACAGTAATTCTGCTGGAGACGATGATGTGCATCACAGTGTAATTAGGGTGATGAGTGGCCATCACAATCATCATACCTTTGCTTTAGCTACTGATCAAACTCATCAAGGAAGAAAGGGATTGGAGATGACGCCATTGCCGTTGGTAGATTATACAGTGAAAGCCCAGATCGCTAATCACCCTCTTTATCCTTACTTAATCTCTGCTTATCTTGACTGCCGAAAG GTGGGAGCACCTCCAGAAATGACTTCAGTTCTTGAAGTAATCAGCAAAGAAAACCATCCCATGGTCTCCATCAGCAGCACAACTGTTGGGATCGGAACAGATCCTGAACTTGATGCGTTCATG aaatggtATTGCGAGATTCTACAAAAATACAAGGAAAAATTGTCAAAGCCATACGAGGAAGCGACAAGTTTCTTGAGCAGCATCCAATCTCAGCTCACCAATCTCTGCAAAGAAACCCTACTGTTCAACACCAACACCAACACCAACTCTTGCCCTTCTGCTCCCG GTGATGGATGCGGACGATCTAATGAGGATATGCGTGGTCGAACGCACAATGAGAGTCGAGACTTCAGTCGTAGAAGACGCGAAGGGGATTGGGAATTGAAAGAAGTGCTGATGCGGAAGTACCGCGGGTATCTCAGCAGTTTGAGAAAAGAACTCCTCAGGGAAAGGAAGAAAGGGAAACTACCCGAGGACGCGAGAGTGGCGCTGCTGGACTGGTGGAACGAGCACTACAAGTGGCCTTATCCCACG gaagaagagaaaaatcgGCTATCTGATGTTACCGGATTAGAGCAGAAGCAGATCAATAACTGGTTTGTTAACCAAAGGAAACGATACTGGCGGCCTATCGATGACTCGAGTTTTTCCGTCATGGATGGCATAAATGGCCATCTTAATATTGCAGGATCCACCTACTTGGGAGAAACTGAGGCACTCTACTTGAACAAGAAACACTCTTG A
- the LOC105172431 gene encoding homeobox protein knotted-1-like 1 isoform X2: MDEVYRLDPSISCPMDSNSAGDDDVHHSVIRVMSGHHNHHTFALATDQTHQGRKGLEMTPLPLVDYTVKAQIANHPLYPYLISAYLDCRKVGAPPEMTSVLEVISKENHPMVSISSTTVGIGTDPELDAFMKWYCEILQKYKEKLSKPYEEATSFLSSIQSQLTNLCKETLLFNTNTNTNSCPSAPGDGCGRSNEDMRGRTHNESRDFSRRRREGDWELKEVLMRKYRGYLSSLRKELLRERKKGKLPEDARVALLDWWNEHYKWPYPTMHATMNGTCRLG, translated from the exons ATGGATGAGGTATACAGATTAGATCCCTCGATTTCATGTCCCATGGACAGTAATTCTGCTGGAGACGATGATGTGCATCACAGTGTAATTAGGGTGATGAGTGGCCATCACAATCATCATACCTTTGCTTTAGCTACTGATCAAACTCATCAAGGAAGAAAGGGATTGGAGATGACGCCATTGCCGTTGGTAGATTATACAGTGAAAGCCCAGATCGCTAATCACCCTCTTTATCCTTACTTAATCTCTGCTTATCTTGACTGCCGAAAG GTGGGAGCACCTCCAGAAATGACTTCAGTTCTTGAAGTAATCAGCAAAGAAAACCATCCCATGGTCTCCATCAGCAGCACAACTGTTGGGATCGGAACAGATCCTGAACTTGATGCGTTCATG aaatggtATTGCGAGATTCTACAAAAATACAAGGAAAAATTGTCAAAGCCATACGAGGAAGCGACAAGTTTCTTGAGCAGCATCCAATCTCAGCTCACCAATCTCTGCAAAGAAACCCTACTGTTCAACACCAACACCAACACCAACTCTTGCCCTTCTGCTCCCG GTGATGGATGCGGACGATCTAATGAGGATATGCGTGGTCGAACGCACAATGAGAGTCGAGACTTCAGTCGTAGAAGACGCGAAGGGGATTGGGAATTGAAAGAAGTGCTGATGCGGAAGTACCGCGGGTATCTCAGCAGTTTGAGAAAAGAACTCCTCAGGGAAAGGAAGAAAGGGAAACTACCCGAGGACGCGAGAGTGGCGCTGCTGGACTGGTGGAACGAGCACTACAAGTGGCCTTATCCCACG ATGCATGCAACAATGAACGGGACTTGCAGGCTTGGTTAG